In Candidatus Sulfurimonas marisnigri, a single genomic region encodes these proteins:
- the rimK gene encoding 30S ribosomal protein S6--L-glutamate ligase, producing MIVYILSRNENLYSTKRLVEAGEQKGWNIKVIDYLKCSIEIMKGHLSVNYLGAELPVPDAIIPRIGASRTFYGTAMVRHFEMMGVFSTSGNLAIARSRDKLRSLQILSKYDVDMPKTVFASNKSSAKDVIALSGGAPLILKILEGTQGVGVVLVDTEKAAKSVLDAFYGMDVSLLVQEFIDEAGGADIRVLVVNGKVVGAMKRQGAEGDFRSNLHQGGSATAHKLTRKEKSTALSAAKAMGLGVCGVDMIPSARGPLVMEVNSSPGLEGIEKSTNIDIAASIMDYIEANVTPQCESDRKKRKIKKDKIGA from the coding sequence ATGATAGTTTATATATTATCGAGAAATGAAAATCTTTACTCTACAAAAAGACTAGTTGAAGCTGGAGAGCAAAAAGGTTGGAATATTAAAGTCATTGATTACCTAAAATGTAGTATTGAGATTATGAAAGGTCATCTAAGTGTTAACTATTTAGGTGCTGAACTGCCTGTTCCTGATGCTATTATTCCAAGAATAGGTGCCAGTAGAACATTTTATGGTACAGCAATGGTAAGGCACTTTGAGATGATGGGTGTATTTTCAACATCAGGTAATTTGGCAATAGCAAGAAGTAGAGATAAGTTAAGAAGCCTTCAGATATTGTCAAAGTATGATGTAGATATGCCAAAAACAGTTTTTGCCTCAAATAAATCAAGTGCAAAAGATGTAATAGCCCTTAGTGGAGGAGCCCCTTTAATACTTAAAATACTTGAGGGGACACAAGGTGTTGGTGTTGTACTTGTAGATACGGAAAAGGCTGCTAAATCAGTACTAGATGCTTTTTACGGAATGGATGTAAGTTTATTAGTTCAAGAGTTTATAGATGAAGCTGGCGGAGCAGATATCCGCGTACTAGTTGTCAATGGTAAAGTTGTTGGTGCTATGAAAAGACAAGGTGCCGAAGGTGACTTTCGGTCAAACCTGCATCAAGGTGGGAGTGCAACTGCACATAAGCTTACAAGAAAAGAAAAATCAACTGCTCTTTCCGCTGCAAAAGCAATGGGACTAGGGGTTTGTGGAGTAGACATGATTCCATCTGCTCGTGGACCACTTGTAATGGAAGTTAACTCATCTCCTGGTCTTGAAGGAATAGAAAAATCAACAAATATAGATATAGCTGCTTCAATAATGGACTATATTGAAGCAAATGTAACTCCACAATGTGAAAGCGATAGAAAGAAAAGAAAAATCAAAAAAGATAAAATTGGAGCTTAA
- a CDS encoding ATP-dependent zinc protease family protein: protein MIKKKIIGKKELISILDLELYGLDAKVDTGADSNALHCDDIFVDENNIVHFKLLDEVHEAYNGKHMQVPLYKMKKIRSSNGKLQHRPSIKVEIELLGEKYSTIISLTDRSDMKYPMLIGRKFLDGKFLVDVSLEYLAKQI, encoded by the coding sequence ATGATAAAAAAGAAAATTATTGGCAAAAAAGAGCTTATCTCTATTTTGGATTTAGAACTATATGGGTTGGATGCAAAAGTAGATACTGGTGCTGATTCTAATGCGCTACACTGTGATGATATATTTGTAGATGAGAATAATATTGTGCACTTCAAACTTTTAGATGAAGTTCATGAAGCTTATAATGGCAAACATATGCAAGTGCCCCTTTACAAAATGAAAAAAATAAGAAGTTCAAATGGAAAACTTCAACATAGGCCGTCAATTAAGGTGGAAATTGAACTTCTAGGCGAAAAGTATTCAACTATTATATCTTTAACGGATCGTTCAGACATGAAGTATCCAATGCTAATAGGAAGAAAATTTTTAGATGGTAAGTTCTTAGTTGATGTCTCACTAGAGTATCTTGCTAAGCAAATATAA
- the leuB gene encoding 3-isopropylmalate dehydrogenase — MKTYKIALIKGDGIGPEIIDEAVKVLDAVSSCFDFDFEYEEALMGGCAYDITGDPLPQETINISLNSDAVLFGAIGGTQWDSLPREKRPESGLLRFRKELGVYANLRPAVVYDELINASSLKASVVEGVDLMVVRELIGGIYFGEPKGRTDDKGWNTMVYTREEIVRIAHQAFKIAMTRSKRVCSIDKANVLDVSQLWRDVVTEVATEYPEVELSHMYVDNAAMQLIRDPRQFDVMLTGNIFGDILSDEASMLSGSIGLLPSASVGAKIGVYEPIHGSAPDIAGQGIANPIATISSASMMLRYALGEIDAADKIDAAVKRALKEGYRTKDLAQYDAKEVCSTSEMGSIIANYAAK, encoded by the coding sequence ATGAAAACATATAAAATAGCACTTATTAAAGGTGACGGTATCGGACCAGAGATAATAGATGAAGCAGTGAAAGTTTTAGATGCTGTATCATCTTGCTTCGACTTTGATTTTGAGTACGAAGAGGCTCTAATGGGTGGTTGTGCTTATGATATTACTGGAGACCCACTTCCTCAAGAGACAATAAATATTTCACTAAACAGTGATGCTGTACTTTTTGGTGCTATCGGTGGAACACAGTGGGATTCACTGCCTCGTGAAAAACGCCCAGAAAGTGGTCTTTTAAGATTCAGAAAAGAGCTTGGTGTCTATGCAAATCTTCGTCCTGCTGTTGTTTATGATGAGCTTATTAATGCTTCATCACTAAAGGCAAGCGTTGTTGAAGGTGTTGACCTAATGGTTGTTCGTGAGCTTATCGGCGGAATCTATTTTGGTGAGCCAAAAGGTCGCACTGATGATAAGGGCTGGAACACTATGGTTTACACTCGTGAAGAGATTGTAAGAATTGCTCACCAGGCATTTAAGATTGCAATGACTAGAAGCAAGAGAGTTTGCTCTATTGATAAAGCAAATGTTTTAGATGTTTCTCAGCTATGGAGAGATGTGGTTACTGAGGTTGCAACTGAGTACCCTGAAGTTGAACTAAGCCACATGTACGTAGATAATGCTGCGATGCAACTTATCCGTGATCCAAGACAGTTTGATGTAATGCTTACTGGAAATATCTTTGGTGATATTTTAAGTGATGAGGCAAGTATGCTTTCAGGTTCTATCGGTCTCTTACCATCTGCATCTGTTGGAGCTAAAATAGGTGTTTATGAGCCTATTCATGGTTCTGCTCCAGATATCGCTGGTCAAGGCATAGCAAACCCAATTGCTACAATATCTTCTGCTTCTATGATGCTAAGATATGCTCTTGGCGAGATTGATGCGGCAGATAAAATAGACGCTGCTGTAAAAAGAGCACTTAAAGAGGGCTATAGAACAAAAGACTTGGCGCAGTATGATGCAAAAGAGGTTTGTTCTACAAGTGAGATGGGTTCTATTATTGCTAATTATGCGGCAAAATGA
- a CDS encoding tetratricopeptide repeat protein — MKTLTLANIYELQGLKEEALEIYKEILKKDPSNSDAKIAIRRLSGMRKKFLNVNTQMKGFFLKLDSEVEFNEFERWLLKLWN; from the coding sequence ATGAAAACATTAACTTTAGCTAATATTTACGAACTTCAGGGCCTCAAAGAAGAGGCTCTTGAAATTTACAAAGAAATTTTAAAAAAAGACCCTTCTAATAGCGATGCAAAAATTGCTATTAGAAGATTATCCGGTATGAGAAAAAAGTTTTTAAATGTAAACACTCAAATGAAGGGCTTTTTTTTAAAATTGGATTCTGAAGTAGAGTTTAACGAATTTGAAAGGTGGTTATTGAAATTATGGAATTAA
- the flgG gene encoding flagellar basal-body rod protein FlgG, translating into MMQSLYTASTGMLGMQTQIDTTANNIANVNTIGFKKSRAEFADLMYKVMEYAGTSTSDVTKSPTGIEVGLGSRPTAINKIFSEGSLKQTDNQLDLAITGRGFFKLELPDGTEVYSRNGAFKIDENGTMVNSDGYKLVPEVVIPPDATNISIGTDGTMTVVQPGQTQATQIGQVTLTNFINPAGLHSMGDNLYIETDSSGQPVEGTPGLDGLGVLRQGFVELSNVELVVELTDLITGQRAYDSNSKVITTSDEMLQTINNLKR; encoded by the coding sequence ATGATGCAATCACTTTATACTGCCTCTACCGGAATGCTAGGGATGCAGACACAGATAGACACGACTGCGAATAATATAGCCAATGTTAATACTATTGGATTTAAAAAATCTCGTGCAGAGTTTGCTGACTTGATGTATAAAGTTATGGAATATGCTGGAACCTCCACAAGTGATGTTACAAAGAGTCCCACAGGTATAGAAGTTGGTCTTGGTTCTCGTCCTACTGCGATAAATAAGATTTTTTCAGAGGGAAGTCTTAAGCAAACCGACAATCAACTTGATTTAGCTATAACTGGTAGAGGTTTTTTCAAACTTGAGCTTCCAGATGGAACTGAAGTTTACTCAAGAAATGGTGCATTTAAAATTGATGAAAACGGTACTATGGTTAACAGTGATGGATACAAACTAGTTCCTGAAGTTGTTATTCCGCCTGATGCAACAAACATCAGCATAGGTACAGACGGAACAATGACTGTTGTTCAGCCTGGTCAGACTCAAGCTACGCAAATTGGGCAAGTTACACTTACAAACTTTATAAATCCAGCCGGTCTACACTCTATGGGAGATAACCTATATATTGAAACAGACAGTTCAGGTCAACCAGTTGAAGGTACACCAGGTCTTGATGGTCTTGGAGTATTGAGACAAGGTTTTGTTGAACTAAGTAATGTTGAACTTGTTGTAGAACTAACTGACCTTATTACAGGTCAAAGAGCTTATGATTCAAACTCAAAAGTAATCACAACAAGTGATGAAATGCTACAAACTATAAATAATCTAAAAAGATAA
- the purU gene encoding formyltetrahydrofolate deformylase, whose translation MSKYRVLIDAYDEKGLVHKVSTIFYNNDLNILSNNEFVDKENNKFFMRSVVDGDIDLDVLYDLLENVLPSSANIKVIAPKKKNIIIMATKEMHALGDILIRHEAGELEANILAVVSNYSDLESLVTKFGIPFIAVSHVDLDRAEHENKILKCLEEFKDIDYIVLAKYMRILTPRFVEVYADRIINIHHSFLPAFIGANPYKQAYDRGVKIIGATSHFVNNNLDEGPIIAQEVIHVDHAYGWRDMQRSGKDVEKVVLSRALKLALEDRIFVYANRTVIF comes from the coding sequence ATGAGCAAATACAGAGTATTAATTGATGCTTATGATGAAAAAGGGTTGGTGCATAAAGTATCTACTATATTTTATAATAATGATTTAAATATACTCTCAAATAATGAGTTTGTAGACAAAGAAAATAATAAGTTTTTTATGAGAAGCGTTGTAGATGGAGATATTGACCTAGATGTGCTCTATGACCTATTAGAAAATGTTCTGCCTTCTAGTGCAAATATCAAGGTAATAGCTCCTAAGAAGAAAAATATAATTATTATGGCTACAAAAGAGATGCATGCACTAGGTGATATATTGATTCGTCATGAAGCAGGTGAGCTTGAAGCAAATATTTTAGCAGTAGTCTCTAACTACAGTGATTTAGAATCTCTAGTCACTAAATTTGGCATTCCTTTTATAGCAGTTTCACACGTAGATTTAGACAGAGCAGAACATGAAAATAAAATACTTAAATGTTTGGAAGAGTTCAAAGATATTGACTATATTGTTTTGGCAAAATACATGAGAATCTTAACTCCGAGATTTGTAGAAGTATATGCAGACAGAATTATTAATATTCACCACTCTTTTTTACCTGCTTTTATAGGAGCAAATCCTTATAAGCAAGCTTATGATAGAGGTGTTAAGATTATTGGTGCTACATCACACTTTGTAAATAACAACCTCGATGAAGGTCCAATTATTGCTCAAGAAGTGATACATGTAGATCATGCTTACGGCTGGAGAGATATGCAGCGCTCTGGTAAAGATGTAGAAAAAGTAGTTCTTTCACGTGCTCTTAAATTGGCACTCGAAGATAGAATTTTTGTATATGCTAACAGAACTGTAATCTTTTAA
- a CDS encoding succinylglutamate desuccinylase/aspartoacylase family protein, protein MKAIERKEKSKKIKLELNVSNEKFILGGVEINRGVNITINLDLPKLYNTPTQLPVRVIRGKKDGPVVFISAAIHGDELNGIEIIRRLRKLNILKRLKGTLVLVPIVNVYGIMTLSRYLPDRRDLNRSFPGNNKGSLASRVAKIFFNEIVTKCDLGIDLHTASIHKSNLPQIRTNIDNEYTFRLAKSFGAPVVLHSELRDGSLRSVAQEEGVPILLYEAGEALRFDEGCIRIGVHGIVNVLRENNMLPKVLSKKTKKTPIITKTSQWVRSTESGMLRTIKALGDTVKKDEVIAYIDEPLDDESFEIKSPFDGVIIGKSEIPLVQAGDAVFHIGKFRNLEIAEDKIEYFNEDAMESSEFHELNDEDIIE, encoded by the coding sequence GTGAAAGCGATAGAAAGAAAAGAAAAATCAAAAAAGATAAAATTGGAGCTTAATGTGTCTAATGAAAAGTTTATTTTAGGTGGTGTTGAAATAAATAGAGGGGTTAATATAACTATTAACCTTGATTTACCAAAACTTTACAATACTCCTACGCAATTACCCGTTAGAGTTATCAGAGGCAAAAAGGATGGTCCAGTTGTCTTTATAAGTGCTGCAATCCATGGTGATGAATTGAATGGTATAGAAATAATTAGACGATTAAGAAAGTTAAATATTTTAAAAAGATTAAAAGGAACTCTTGTGTTGGTTCCTATAGTTAACGTATATGGAATCATGACTCTTTCAAGATATTTACCTGACAGAAGAGACTTAAACAGAAGTTTTCCAGGTAATAATAAAGGTTCATTAGCTAGTAGAGTAGCAAAGATATTTTTTAATGAGATAGTTACAAAATGTGATTTAGGAATCGATTTACATACAGCTTCCATACATAAGTCAAACTTGCCACAAATTAGGACAAATATAGATAATGAGTATACATTTAGACTTGCTAAATCATTTGGAGCACCTGTTGTTTTACACTCTGAACTCAGAGATGGCTCACTAAGATCTGTAGCTCAAGAAGAAGGTGTCCCAATTCTTTTGTATGAGGCAGGTGAAGCATTAAGGTTTGATGAGGGTTGCATTAGAATTGGAGTTCATGGCATTGTTAATGTTTTAAGAGAAAATAACATGCTTCCAAAAGTATTGAGTAAAAAAACTAAAAAAACACCAATAATTACAAAAACAAGTCAGTGGGTAAGATCAACTGAAAGTGGTATGTTAAGGACAATAAAAGCTCTTGGTGATACAGTCAAAAAAGATGAAGTAATTGCATATATAGATGAACCATTAGATGATGAAAGCTTTGAAATAAAATCACCATTTGATGGTGTAATTATTGGTAAATCAGAAATACCATTAGTGCAAGCAGGTGATGCTGTTTTTCATATAGGTAAATTTAGAAACCTAGAAATTGCTGAAGATAAGATTGAGTATTTTAATGAAGATGCAATGGAATCAAGTGAGTTTCATGAACTAAATGATGAAGATATTATAGAGTGA
- a CDS encoding 3-isopropylmalate dehydratase small subunit, which yields MKKANIDGKVWTFGKDVDTDLIIAARYLNTSVPEELAKHVMEDADPEFVNKMSVGDIIVAGENFGCGSSREHAPIALKAAGVAAVIAPTFARIFYRNSFNMGLPIFELQESAEISEGDDITVNMNDGTVTNKTTNKTYSFTPIPEFMQELIDAGGLMNFAQNEIKAQESK from the coding sequence ATGAAAAAAGCAAATATTGATGGAAAAGTTTGGACATTTGGTAAGGATGTTGACACAGATTTAATCATAGCGGCTCGCTATCTTAATACTTCGGTACCAGAGGAGTTAGCAAAGCACGTAATGGAAGACGCTGATCCAGAGTTTGTTAACAAGATGAGTGTTGGCGATATAATAGTAGCTGGTGAGAACTTTGGTTGTGGAAGCTCACGTGAACACGCTCCAATCGCACTTAAAGCTGCTGGTGTTGCAGCAGTTATTGCTCCAACTTTCGCAAGAATATTTTATAGAAACTCATTCAATATGGGTCTTCCAATTTTCGAACTTCAAGAGAGTGCTGAAATATCTGAAGGTGATGATATTACTGTAAATATGAACGATGGAACAGTAACAAATAAAACTACAAATAAAACATATAGTTTTACGCCAATTCCAGAATTTATGCAAGAACTAATAGATGCAGGCGGACTTATGAACTTTGCACAAAATGAAATAAAAGCTCAGGAGAGCAAATGA
- a CDS encoding AtpZ/AtpI family protein: MGENNEESKEERKPRIKPIIEAADSLSLGISMVVAVVMGVGIGYLLKSMTGHAWTFWIGVFVGIAAAVLNVYKAYAKQYKEYEELAKEPRYAIKKKLEDDEDDEDSFWEDDYGEKSH; the protein is encoded by the coding sequence ATGGGTGAAAATAATGAAGAGTCAAAAGAAGAACGCAAACCTAGAATAAAACCTATTATTGAGGCAGCTGATAGCCTCTCTTTAGGTATCTCAATGGTTGTAGCAGTTGTTATGGGTGTTGGAATAGGATATTTGCTAAAAAGTATGACAGGACATGCTTGGACTTTTTGGATAGGTGTTTTTGTTGGAATAGCAGCAGCTGTTTTGAATGTTTACAAAGCCTATGCAAAACAGTATAAAGAGTACGAGGAGTTGGCGAAAGAGCCACGTTATGCAATTAAGAAAAAACTAGAAGATGATGAAGACGATGAAGATAGTTTTTGGGAAGATGACTATGGCGAAAAAAGCCATTAA
- the rpoD gene encoding RNA polymerase sigma factor RpoD yields the protein MTAKELNKAIETFFTNQKSKECSTYETLIELFDKQPTAAQAKNIFKLITKNKACIYTASEHAKLLNDKEAEARRSVQRKMLENNETDKFDILKEHELLEWSRSDSPVRMYLREMGQIPLLTKEEEIEISKKIESGESIIIDAICSVPYLIDFILDYKEPLINRERRVKELFKSFEDEKEESDTNDDTESVEDSSDEVKEVVLTAKDKTRVEKVTVSFKALEKAKKEWVKLADQSTENLDGDITEEIVMYFLGVTFKKGALREKLLDLGPTSKLINELVKAMETALKSDDGYDKELKRLEYKLPLFNSTLKANHKILVDKICDLNKEDIANMVPEATMVSTYMEIKKLAQTKEASKNSFDMEPEKLADILEQIKRGKNISEISKTKMAKSNLRLVVSIAKRYTNRGLPFLDLIQEGNIGLMKAVDKFEYQKGYKFSTYATWWIRQAISRAIADQARTIRIPIHMIETINRINKIMRKHLQEHGKEPDVETIAEEVGLSVEKVKNVIKITKEPISLEAPIGSEDDGRFGDFIEDKTSLSPSDAILKDDLRVQIETVLEQLNEREKAVIKLRFGIMDDESDRTLEEIGKELNVTRERVRQIESSAIKKLKHPKVGRKLKNYIEE from the coding sequence ATGACAGCTAAAGAACTCAACAAAGCAATTGAAACATTCTTTACCAATCAAAAATCCAAAGAGTGCTCAACATATGAAACACTAATTGAACTTTTTGACAAACAACCAACTGCAGCACAAGCAAAAAATATATTTAAGCTTATTACAAAAAATAAAGCATGTATATACACCGCATCAGAACACGCAAAACTTCTAAATGATAAAGAAGCTGAAGCAAGAAGGTCTGTGCAGAGAAAAATGCTTGAAAACAATGAAACTGACAAGTTTGACATACTAAAAGAGCATGAACTTCTTGAGTGGTCTCGTTCAGACTCTCCAGTTCGTATGTACTTGCGTGAAATGGGTCAGATTCCTCTGCTTACAAAAGAAGAAGAGATAGAAATATCTAAAAAAATAGAAAGTGGTGAGAGTATTATAATTGATGCAATCTGTTCTGTTCCATACTTAATAGATTTTATTTTAGACTATAAGGAACCTTTAATTAACCGCGAAAGAAGAGTTAAAGAGCTGTTTAAAAGTTTTGAAGATGAAAAAGAAGAGTCAGACACTAATGATGACACAGAATCAGTTGAAGACTCATCTGATGAAGTTAAAGAAGTAGTATTAACAGCTAAAGACAAAACAAGAGTTGAAAAAGTAACCGTAAGTTTTAAAGCATTAGAAAAAGCAAAAAAAGAGTGGGTAAAACTTGCTGATCAATCAACAGAAAATTTAGATGGTGATATAACAGAAGAAATAGTTATGTACTTCTTGGGCGTTACATTTAAAAAAGGTGCGCTTAGAGAGAAATTATTAGACTTGGGGCCAACTTCAAAACTAATAAATGAACTTGTAAAAGCGATGGAAACCGCATTAAAAAGCGATGATGGTTATGACAAAGAATTAAAAAGATTAGAGTATAAATTACCACTGTTTAACTCAACATTAAAAGCAAATCACAAAATTTTAGTTGATAAAATTTGTGACTTAAACAAAGAAGATATTGCTAATATGGTTCCAGAAGCTACTATGGTTAGTACATATATGGAAATTAAAAAGCTTGCTCAAACAAAAGAGGCTTCAAAAAATAGTTTTGATATGGAGCCTGAAAAACTAGCTGATATTTTAGAGCAGATTAAACGTGGTAAAAATATTTCTGAAATCTCTAAGACTAAGATGGCTAAATCAAATCTAAGACTTGTTGTCTCAATTGCAAAAAGATACACCAATCGTGGACTCCCTTTTCTTGACCTTATTCAAGAAGGAAACATTGGTCTTATGAAAGCTGTTGACAAGTTTGAATACCAAAAAGGTTATAAATTCTCAACATATGCAACTTGGTGGATTCGTCAGGCAATCAGCCGTGCAATTGCAGATCAAGCAAGAACTATCCGTATACCAATCCATATGATTGAAACAATCAACCGTATTAATAAAATAATGCGTAAACACCTTCAAGAGCATGGTAAAGAGCCGGATGTTGAAACAATTGCTGAAGAAGTGGGATTGTCAGTAGAAAAAGTTAAAAATGTAATTAAAATTACAAAAGAACCTATTAGTCTCGAGGCTCCTATTGGTAGTGAAGATGATGGTCGTTTTGGAGACTTTATTGAAGATAAAACATCGCTTTCTCCATCTGATGCTATACTAAAAGATGATTTAAGAGTTCAAATTGAAACTGTACTAGAACAATTAAATGAGAGAGAAAAAGCTGTTATAAAACTTCGTTTTGGAATAATGGATGATGAAAGTGATAGAACTTTAGAAGAGATTGGAAAAGAGCTAAATGTTACTCGAGAACGTGTTCGTCAAATAGAGTCTAGTGCTATTAAAAAACTGAAGCACCCTAAAGTTGGAAGAAAACTTAAAAACTATATAGAAGAGTAG
- a CDS encoding tRNA (cytidine(34)-2'-O)-methyltransferase — MFNIVLVNPQIPNNTGAIGRLCVNAGAALHIIKPIAFDIDEKAVRRAGLDYWEKLDLHVWESIDEFFLENKIKDNAYFATTKTDKPYFEAEFKDGDFIFFGSETAGIPENILNAYKEQNITIPMTKDGRSLNLAISTGIILYDAIRQIYSTFKGNI; from the coding sequence TTGTTTAATATTGTACTTGTAAATCCACAGATACCTAACAATACGGGAGCCATTGGTCGACTTTGCGTTAATGCCGGAGCAGCTTTACATATAATTAAACCTATAGCGTTTGACATAGATGAAAAAGCGGTTCGAAGAGCAGGGCTTGATTACTGGGAAAAGTTAGACTTACATGTATGGGAGAGTATTGACGAGTTCTTCCTTGAGAACAAGATAAAAGACAATGCTTACTTTGCCACTACAAAAACAGATAAGCCATACTTTGAGGCGGAGTTTAAAGATGGTGATTTTATTTTTTTTGGAAGTGAGACTGCAGGAATTCCTGAAAATATTCTAAATGCTTATAAAGAGCAAAATATCACAATACCAATGACTAAAGATGGCAGAAGTCTAAATTTAGCTATAAGTACAGGTATTATTCTTTATGATGCCATAAGACAGATATACAGTACATTTAAGGGAAATATATGA
- a CDS encoding flagellar hook-basal body protein, producing MQSGYYSSAAGMVTQFNRLDTIANNLANVNTIGFKEDNLVVGDFMRLYKEARDEVPNENNTKEAAQFLNRAMNKAPQIVDSFTNHSLGTLQKSDNPLDFALSEEGLFFMVKTPEGVRLTRDGSFTADDEGKLMTKEGYEVLPNDYFASKSPITINREDSIIEVDKNGNMYTNAPNSVKLVAGSKLFVAQPDNLRLLKKEGDNLYKYPGIDELKSLDESGAVRQGFVEKSNVNAVKMMTSMIETNRLVGMYQKAMDTQMNDMNRDAIEKIAKKS from the coding sequence ATGCAAAGCGGATATTATAGTTCAGCAGCAGGTATGGTGACTCAATTTAATCGTCTAGATACTATTGCAAATAATCTTGCCAATGTTAATACAATTGGATTTAAAGAAGATAATCTTGTTGTTGGTGACTTTATGCGTCTATATAAAGAGGCAAGAGATGAAGTTCCAAACGAAAATAATACTAAAGAAGCGGCTCAGTTTCTAAACAGAGCAATGAATAAAGCGCCACAAATTGTAGACTCATTTACTAATCATTCGCTTGGTACATTGCAAAAAAGTGATAATCCATTAGATTTTGCTCTGTCAGAAGAGGGTCTATTTTTTATGGTTAAAACACCTGAGGGAGTAAGACTTACCAGAGATGGCTCATTTACTGCAGATGATGAAGGGAAGCTTATGACTAAAGAGGGTTATGAAGTTTTGCCAAATGACTACTTTGCTTCAAAGAGCCCTATAACGATAAACAGAGAAGACAGCATTATAGAAGTTGATAAAAATGGAAATATGTATACTAATGCACCAAATAGTGTTAAGCTAGTAGCTGGTTCTAAACTTTTTGTTGCACAGCCAGACAATTTGAGACTTCTTAAAAAAGAGGGCGACAACCTTTACAAATATCCTGGGATTGATGAGCTGAAAAGTTTAGATGAGAGTGGAGCTGTACGACAAGGTTTTGTAGAAAAAAGTAATGTTAATGCCGTCAAGATGATGACAAGTATGATAGAAACAAATCGTCTTGTTGGAATGTATCAAAAAGCTATGGATACACAAATGAATGATATGAACCGTGATGCAATTGAAAAAATTGCTAAAAAATCTTAA
- a CDS encoding CiaD-like domain-containing protein → MELKDVILSTLAEMEDTNTDKSDKKPINNFQIKLKKEVKEEVFTEDEREYTQEKTSSDEMIFLISMRERLLVLFEGFQAPNNTNIEAKVDMTLNFLEYVLITLDERVLELEKGTSI, encoded by the coding sequence ATGGAATTAAAAGATGTAATACTATCAACATTGGCAGAGATGGAAGATACAAACACTGACAAAAGTGATAAAAAACCTATAAATAATTTTCAAATTAAACTAAAAAAAGAAGTGAAAGAGGAAGTATTTACTGAGGATGAACGTGAATATACTCAGGAGAAGACTTCTAGTGATGAGATGATTTTTTTAATTTCAATGAGAGAGAGACTACTTGTTCTTTTTGAGGGCTTTCAAGCACCGAATAATACAAATATAGAAGCAAAAGTTGATATGACACTTAATTTCTTGGAGTACGTATTAATAACTCTTGACGAAAGAGTGCTAGAGCTTGAAAAAGGGACAAGTATATGA